Proteins encoded within one genomic window of Vidua macroura isolate BioBank_ID:100142 chromosome 2, ASM2450914v1, whole genome shotgun sequence:
- the ADGRG7 gene encoding LOW QUALITY PROTEIN: adhesion G-protein coupled receptor G7 (The sequence of the model RefSeq protein was modified relative to this genomic sequence to represent the inferred CDS: inserted 4 bases in 4 codons; deleted 3 bases in 2 codons; substituted 6 bases at 6 genomic stop codons): MPSPHWDRILVGVTCXVVTVTLWVLCVWQLLRFKAVNFCEYHTETVNIFESNIKNXTFEQIIAGKYGHSKKECAPDTVNGNASIEIQMCSRERKIPTLKPPQILNCNGNLDSLASQAILNYYLTVSVFASNTQILSSMPDQLTRQNITAAANITGQIMKKPNVSEDFQASVAVMATVSQLLDANXTEWIHNSLVNATSSLMKVTEEFSFTGNISQPNVAIQSAPLKLSSSMILFLAQRNTALGKYQSTKLEIQENAPGLIGDLSTEVQILFNILSSSDSGRVGFVLYQNDKFFQSRVYQSLHSLMETKKSSVATDAHPSPKHTLQTDIRNLGWYNHTTNFAVLMAFQIKYKYAKPLDYISYIGXGLSMAGLVITILFQILGKRDDIKLHVFYTKKTQNVSLKWILVRLCFSMLIFNIIFISDIENQTSRKXSNDTTRCYQQCLPYYATSHLTSDTVDPPTDSWCTVVAVLLHYFLLATFLWSALSSALLYLLLLRATKPLPGHFLVTMSVIGWGIHAIVVAVTLAATDREGKALNYQQKEFCWLATXDQNQDFSVXKPMLWSFLLPVALILLFNLLIFIRINISVIWKKMNLIRNKKDSLMKNMNMISTISIVVVLRITWMIGYFKLISNEKTSLAFSFQFCVLNATQELHICILFTFRIPFFKKKVSKVXPVFQVPLYLHXKTXNASKSQPEKHSLETFRSTQTFSDNISLSTFPNRNEKPANM, translated from the exons ATGCCTTCACCCCACTGGGACAGAATTTTGGTTGGTGTCACCTGTTGAGTAGTGACTGTGACCCTTTGGGTGCTGTGTGTTTGGCAGCTCCTCAGGTTCAAAGCag tTAATTTCTGTGAGTACCATACTGAGACAGTTAACATCTTTGAAAGCAATATAAAAA TTACTTTTGAACAGATTATAGCGGGAAAATATGGCCACTCCAAAAAGGAATGTGCACCTGATACTGTGAATG GTAATGCATCAATAGAAATCCAGATGTGctccagagaaaggaaaattcctACTTTAAAGCCTCCCCAAATTCTGAATTGTAATGGAAATCTGGACTCCTTAGCATCACAGGCAATCTTAAATTACTATTTAACA GTTTCAGTTTTTGCAAGTAACACTCAAATCCTCAGCTCCATGCCAGACCAACTGACCAGACAGAacatcactgctgctgcaaacaTCACAGGGCAGATTATGAAAAAGCCAAATGTTTCAGAAGACTTTCAG GCATCTGTGGCAGTAATGGCTACAGTGAGTCAACTCTTGGATGCCA AAACAGAATGGATCCACAATAGTCTTGTCAATGCTACAA GCAGCCTCATGAAAGTAACGGaggaattttcttttactgGTAACATATCACAGCCCAATGTTGCAATCCAGTCTGCCCCACTGAAATTAAGCTCCTCTATGATTCTGTTTTTGGCACAGAGAA ATACAGCACTGGGAAAGTATCAGTCAACAAAActagaaatacaggaaaatgcTCCTGGGCTTATTGGTGACCTCAGTACTGAAGTTCAGATACTGTTCAACATTTTAA GTTCATCAGACAGTGGCAGAGTTGGATTTGTCCTATACCAAAATGACAAATTCTTCCAGTCCAGGGTTTATCAGAGTCTCCACAGTTTGATGGAGACAAAAAAGTCATCTGTGGCAACAGATGCACACCCAAGTCCCAAGCacaccctgcaaactgacatcaggaacttGGGGTG GTATAATCACACCACTAATTTTGCTGTTCTGAT GGCAtttcagataaaatataaatatgcaaaGCCTTTGGATTATATTTCTTATATTG TTGGATTGTCCATGGCTGGTCTGGTTATTACCATTTTGTTTCAAATACTAGGTAAGAGGGACGACATTAAACTGCATGTATTTTACACTAA GAAAACTCAAAATGTATCTTTAAAGTGGATCTTAGTGAGACTCTGCTTTTCTATGCTCATTTTTAacatcatcttcatctctgaTATTGAAAACCAAACTTCCAGAAAGTGAAGCAACGATACCACCAGATGCTACCAGCAATGCCTTCCTTATTATGCCACCAGCCACCTTACCTCTGACACAGTGGATCCTCCCACAGACTCCTGGTGCACAGTTGTGGCTGTCCTGCTGCACTATTTCTTGTTGGCAACATTCCTGTGGTCAGCACTCAGTTCTGCACTGTTGTACTTATTGCTGCTCAGAGCCACGAAGCCA CTGCCTGGACATTTCCTCGTAACCATGTCAGTAATCGGATGG GGAATTCATGCCATAGTAGTTGCAGTAACACTTGCAGCTActgacagagaaggaaaagctctAAACTACCAACAGAAAGAATT TTGCTGGCTTGCAACATAGGACCAAAATCAGGACTTTAGTGTGTAAAAGCCCATGTTGTGGTCATTCCTCTTGCCAGTAGCACTCATACTCCTGTTTAACCTCTTGATCTTCATCAGGATCAATATCTCTGTGATATGGAAGAAGATGAATTTGATAAG GAATAAAAAGGATTCgttaatgaaaaatatg aATATGATTAGCACTATCTCTATAGTGGTAGTGCTCAGGATCACCTGGATGATTGGCTACTTCAAGTTAATAAGTAATGAAAAAACAAGTCTTGCTTTCAGctttcagttttgtgttttgAATGCTACCCAG GAACTCCATATTTGTATTCTGTTCACTTTCAGAATACCGTTCTTCAAGAAAAAAGTTTCCAAAG TTCCTGTTTTCCAGGTACCACTGTACCTGCattaaaagacataaaatgcTTCAAAATCACAGCCTGAAAAACATTCACTGGAAACTTTCAGATCAACCCAGACTTTTTCAGATAATATTTCCTTGTCTACCTTCCCTAACCGGAATGAGAAACCTGCAAATATGTGA